From Pseudoalteromonas rubra, one genomic window encodes:
- a CDS encoding DUF637 domain-containing protein, producing the protein MKKNDFSGQSVPFYKKAITYLNIFMLLGQMSLPTLAYAYNAFDKLDAAQVLNNSPAFTKTSDSKSETQYVKSEHIVEQVRAQTAQTIAGFHKTLLKNRKYALPAPQEIPIISDAGKIIYTHYPLAKQVGDRFVQTRLIRSQIYAELDRSMISPAYADETDQIVQLYQNAYELAGKANVTFGEKISASVYASFGKDFIWPEFREINSEQVLTPVVHLSASTLETRSVNGHLVEFTGNDVNFRDITVNSGTLRTGKNTYLRTARDLTVNPGAQVASDGDLNLFVGGTLRNHSGNLSAAQNVQIIAGQYEQKTLVHRFSNRYEQGTRFGQIASVNGENISIYSMGDLVVEGGTIDGNNISLRADGNIRLLSQQTSYVNNAPVGNYDHTSSEIEHLTTKLTAKDSIYLMASGAIELKAAELHADQGVIDILALQGVFILNEFNESQSTKSGKWGKTTEEEQEFQTIAIRSALEAGKGVRIASEFGDITLQATQITSGTGTSIDARNGRVNLLLAKEQDHYFYNKVKKGTWKIKTETKQDTVDTAVYNQIIGGVKVNATHGITLELGQYEGEDVSTIISSFAGSSTLGWMNQLYENNDANSSNNLSIVTTELTKLHIDKKTSTLSPAAMAIVAIAVSVAMGPAGAGWIGTEGAIAAAFESAAMGSAMSAAAVTLTTQAATSLAGGNSVGDTLETMMSSDSLKSLAIAMATAGMLSGLDDLQFFGKVDPNAQFLSSDTLISIGNQATEAIVTATVRAGISAAINGGSFDGFKQDFITNLKTHAISSLGEGMAKEIGDLVENGKINQAVRYLSHAALGCAIGAATAEVSDSAGSGIACASGAGGAVIGEVIADSFNSQQDYDGKKAALDQELEALGLDINNFDNLTPSEKLKLVNSTSVVEQFEALQRIKAQGVDLAKLGAGLSAFIAGGEVNIAADAGENAAQNNAFWFVLQIGYGLYKAYELYQTVESIAALGVELKNAKDDAERNQILLRAATNLGVEIVVGKTASATFGVLIKKARDSGLLPDDALDEAAAIYNRMTEGKLKDYKPGQGQGRKTNPGPEVDNDRHNFPENYEKLPDGTFKGPGGGIFTDSGYTSENGFPIFQRTSGGYFYIGSDGKQVRVNSPREHGDFHKVDDVWAPGVKPIQRGRQIQDSVFKNEYEAYGWGNTDEYRIWSDKEGRYVDAKGRNFPLIDFHRGDEVVSLKSINTNGSDWIRRTEAHIDDLSKRGIIGSSGNPVPKDNRILDIRVQPGGLSQVRGLVTYGESLGIKVIVKEFTGK; encoded by the coding sequence ATGAAGAAAAATGATTTTTCGGGTCAGTCAGTCCCTTTCTATAAAAAAGCTATCACGTATCTGAATATTTTTATGCTGCTGGGTCAAATGAGTTTGCCGACCCTGGCCTACGCTTATAACGCTTTTGATAAACTGGATGCGGCTCAGGTACTCAACAACTCTCCTGCATTCACGAAAACCTCTGACAGTAAAAGCGAGACTCAGTATGTCAAGTCAGAGCATATTGTAGAGCAGGTTCGCGCTCAGACAGCTCAAACCATTGCGGGCTTCCATAAGACTTTGCTGAAGAACAGAAAGTATGCGCTGCCAGCCCCTCAGGAAATTCCGATAATCAGTGATGCGGGTAAGATTATTTATACCCATTACCCGCTGGCAAAGCAGGTTGGTGATCGGTTCGTACAAACGCGCCTGATCCGCTCACAGATATACGCAGAGCTGGACCGGAGTATGATTTCACCGGCCTATGCAGATGAAACAGATCAGATAGTTCAGCTTTATCAAAATGCCTATGAACTGGCAGGCAAAGCCAATGTGACTTTTGGTGAGAAGATCTCAGCATCCGTTTATGCCAGCTTTGGTAAAGACTTTATCTGGCCAGAGTTCAGAGAAATAAACTCAGAGCAAGTATTAACTCCGGTTGTTCATCTCAGCGCCAGTACATTAGAAACGCGCTCTGTTAACGGACATCTGGTTGAGTTTACTGGCAATGATGTCAACTTCAGGGACATTACTGTTAACAGTGGCACCCTGCGCACTGGCAAAAATACCTATCTAAGAACAGCTCGTGACTTGACGGTCAACCCGGGCGCACAAGTGGCCTCCGATGGCGACCTGAATCTGTTTGTCGGTGGCACGCTAAGAAATCACTCAGGTAATCTCAGTGCTGCACAAAATGTACAAATTATTGCGGGTCAGTATGAACAAAAAACGCTGGTACACCGCTTCTCCAACCGCTATGAGCAAGGTACGCGTTTTGGCCAGATAGCTTCTGTAAATGGTGAGAATATCAGCATTTACAGCATGGGCGATCTTGTTGTTGAGGGGGGGACCATCGATGGTAACAACATCAGCCTGCGCGCCGATGGCAACATTCGTCTGCTCTCTCAGCAAACCAGTTACGTTAATAATGCGCCCGTAGGTAATTACGACCATACAAGCAGTGAAATTGAACACCTGACCACTAAGCTCACCGCCAAAGACAGTATTTATCTGATGGCCTCGGGTGCCATTGAGCTTAAAGCCGCAGAGCTGCATGCCGATCAGGGCGTGATTGATATTTTGGCGCTTCAGGGTGTGTTTATTCTGAATGAGTTCAATGAATCTCAGAGCACCAAAAGTGGTAAATGGGGCAAAACCACAGAAGAAGAGCAAGAGTTCCAGACCATTGCTATCCGCTCAGCGCTGGAGGCCGGTAAAGGCGTTCGAATTGCGTCAGAGTTTGGTGATATCACCTTACAGGCTACGCAAATTACCTCAGGCACAGGCACCAGCATCGATGCCCGCAACGGCCGGGTAAACCTGCTGTTGGCCAAAGAGCAGGATCATTATTTCTACAACAAGGTCAAAAAAGGCACCTGGAAAATCAAGACCGAAACCAAACAGGATACGGTCGACACTGCAGTTTATAACCAGATCATCGGCGGCGTTAAAGTCAATGCCACTCATGGTATTACCCTGGAGCTGGGGCAGTACGAGGGGGAAGATGTATCGACGATCATCAGTAGCTTTGCGGGCTCATCCACGCTCGGCTGGATGAATCAGCTGTATGAAAATAATGACGCGAACTCAAGCAATAATCTGAGTATTGTCACTACGGAGCTGACAAAGCTTCATATTGACAAAAAAACCAGTACCCTGAGCCCTGCGGCCATGGCGATCGTTGCCATTGCGGTATCGGTTGCGATGGGGCCAGCCGGTGCAGGGTGGATAGGTACCGAAGGGGCTATTGCCGCTGCGTTTGAAAGTGCAGCCATGGGGTCAGCGATGTCGGCGGCGGCTGTCACCTTAACCACTCAGGCTGCGACCAGCCTCGCGGGAGGCAATAGTGTTGGTGACACGCTCGAGACAATGATGAGCAGTGATAGTCTTAAATCACTGGCCATTGCTATGGCAACTGCGGGTATGCTGAGCGGCCTGGATGATCTGCAGTTTTTTGGAAAAGTTGACCCTAATGCGCAATTTCTAAGTTCAGATACACTGATCTCTATTGGTAATCAGGCCACTGAAGCCATCGTTACTGCCACTGTTCGTGCAGGTATATCAGCAGCTATAAATGGCGGGAGCTTTGACGGATTTAAGCAAGACTTTATTACCAACCTTAAAACCCACGCAATTAGCAGCCTTGGCGAAGGCATGGCCAAGGAAATTGGTGATCTGGTCGAAAATGGAAAAATAAACCAGGCTGTTCGCTATTTGTCTCATGCCGCCTTGGGGTGTGCTATTGGGGCTGCCACGGCTGAAGTCAGTGACAGCGCAGGTTCAGGGATTGCTTGTGCATCTGGTGCGGGTGGTGCGGTTATTGGCGAGGTGATTGCTGATTCATTCAATTCGCAGCAGGATTACGACGGTAAAAAAGCCGCGCTGGATCAGGAACTCGAAGCGCTGGGCCTGGATATCAATAACTTTGATAATCTAACCCCGAGTGAAAAACTTAAACTCGTTAATTCAACGTCAGTGGTTGAGCAGTTTGAAGCGCTTCAACGTATCAAAGCTCAGGGGGTCGACCTGGCCAAACTTGGGGCCGGTTTGTCTGCCTTTATTGCCGGTGGCGAGGTAAACATTGCCGCAGATGCCGGTGAAAATGCTGCACAAAACAATGCATTCTGGTTCGTACTGCAAATTGGCTATGGCCTGTACAAAGCCTACGAGCTTTATCAGACGGTTGAATCCATCGCGGCGCTGGGCGTTGAGCTTAAAAATGCCAAAGACGACGCTGAAAGAAACCAAATTCTGCTGAGGGCTGCGACGAACCTGGGCGTAGAGATTGTTGTCGGTAAAACTGCGTCTGCTACTTTCGGTGTACTCATCAAAAAAGCGCGCGACAGTGGACTGTTGCCTGATGATGCCCTCGATGAAGCCGCCGCGATTTACAATCGCATGACCGAAGGCAAACTGAAAGACTATAAGCCTGGACAAGGGCAGGGCCGTAAAACAAACCCCGGCCCGGAAGTGGATAACGACAGGCACAACTTCCCGGAAAACTATGAGAAGCTACCCGATGGCACATTTAAAGGGCCCGGTGGCGGTATTTTCACAGACTCAGGGTACACCTCAGAAAATGGTTTCCCTATTTTCCAGCGTACCTCTGGCGGCTACTTTTACATTGGCAGTGATGGCAAACAAGTTAGAGTTAATTCCCCCAGAGAGCACGGCGACTTCCATAAAGTAGATGATGTATGGGCGCCGGGAGTTAAGCCTATCCAGCGAGGCAGGCAGATACAAGACTCAGTATTCAAAAATGAGTATGAAGCTTACGGGTGGGGCAATACGGATGAGTACAGAATATGGAGTGATAAAGAAGGCAGATATGTCGATGCAAAAGGCCGAAACTTCCCACTGATTGACTTTCATCGCGGCGATGAAGTAGTTAGCCTGAAGTCAATTAATACCAATGGGTCTGATTGGATTAGACGTACAGAAGCGCATATAGACGATTTGTCGAAGCGTGGTATTATCGGCAGCAGCGGTAATCCCGTCCCTAAGGATAATCGAATACTGGACATTCGAGTACAGCCGGGAGGGCTGAGCCAGGTTAGAGGGTTAGTTACCTATGGTGAATCACTCGGCATAAAGGTTATTGTTAAGGAGTTTACTGGAAAATGA
- a CDS encoding AHH domain-containing protein codes for MDTSKVFSGTKGKREDLRSNFPDIGKDEEAHHVIPWAVGKNHKLISRLQFDLNDFINGKELKANRVYKDDLDYEGQLHGTHPEYNHAMKQVLDAIDSSNRDDNTKKEMLIEVIERAKIHLDMNEPPLMNKHGSLREKWVEVLMPAIDRRKN; via the coding sequence GTGGATACAAGTAAGGTGTTTAGTGGGACTAAAGGGAAGCGAGAAGATCTACGTTCAAATTTTCCTGATATAGGAAAAGACGAGGAAGCTCACCATGTAATCCCTTGGGCAGTAGGAAAGAACCATAAACTAATATCTAGGTTACAGTTTGATTTGAACGACTTTATAAATGGTAAAGAGTTGAAAGCAAATCGAGTATATAAAGATGACCTTGATTATGAAGGGCAATTGCATGGCACTCATCCAGAGTATAATCACGCGATGAAACAAGTATTGGACGCTATTGATAGTTCGAATCGCGATGACAATACAAAAAAAGAAATGCTGATCGAGGTCATTGAGCGTGCTAAAATCCACTTAGACATGAATGAGCCTCCATTAATGAACAAACACGGTAGTTTACGAGAGAAGTGGGTTGAGGTCCTGATGCCAGCGATCGACCGGAGAAAGAACTAA
- a CDS encoding CC0125/CC1285 family lipoprotein, with protein MKSLTNLSLVCLTLAAAGCSAVSYQSMGIRGGYSEKQLNEHTYRVHYSGNGSVSLEQAIDFALLRSAVIAQQHGSDTFISSNYSANVSSTYAGTPGVYVSKPSVYLDIALNNEQAPNNTAACGDFANLFQLMAMQETPRPFSHDTQACIEQVQHKYQLTEQQVFDKK; from the coding sequence ATGAAGTCTTTAACAAATCTGAGTTTAGTGTGTTTAACATTGGCTGCGGCCGGGTGTAGCGCGGTGTCTTATCAGTCTATGGGGATCCGTGGCGGCTACTCCGAAAAGCAGCTCAATGAGCACACTTATCGGGTGCATTATTCTGGTAATGGCAGTGTTTCGCTGGAACAGGCGATTGATTTTGCCTTGTTGCGTAGCGCTGTGATTGCCCAGCAGCACGGGTCGGATACGTTTATCAGCTCAAATTATTCAGCCAATGTGTCCAGCACGTATGCCGGGACTCCGGGTGTTTATGTGAGTAAGCCCAGTGTGTATCTGGATATTGCGCTGAATAATGAGCAGGCACCCAATAACACCGCTGCCTGCGGTGATTTTGCAAATCTGTTTCAACTTATGGCGATGCAAGAAACGCCGCGCCCCTTTAGCCATGATACCCAGGCATGCATTGAACAGGTGCAGCACAAATATCAGCTCACTGAGCAACAGGTGTTTGATAAAAAATAG
- a CDS encoding fibrinogen-like YCDxxxxGGGW domain-containing protein, producing MKKRVLPAMLATLCWHASGTELVQDGQFEQQTLAEAQLSHTSDVWTFSDSQAGIINLSSAHYADHQAVNNVAFIGQGASLSQALPVPLSLTNNYMLQAKLGVRASVNPANFRVGFRIAEHFVDFTPDLTLVEGAFVQLNVTFEPTEAHRALAELTDTMALEIHNTSIDANTIDVDAISVVSLTKPLDDDGDGMTNDWEIRYGFNPADASDASADVDQDSASNLAEFLANTDPTDPNSHPALFEPLAQANLEIPGALRLTPNASAPVPCNPEHTGSIYYSSVDKQIFSCDGALWRELQGEQGLQGEQGLQGPQGEQGLQGPQGERGQQGEPGIQGPQGEQGLQGPKGDQGLPGTTHWRDGATAVSTTVSVGVGTQSPSAALEVIGNAIANDPIAPNHLVTKRYVDNASQSLEAKYARLLDMVNVLNQEVYPSDGISCESIALSDPTATSNLYLIDADGPGGAPAIQYFCHFEDLTLSRPVVTDGDTTGANNNIALVYTNSLSPGNYTASGTVNQFSPAGAFDGHLYYTDPNPKINPQAGELLTHGIWLGPTNSNEWLQVSFARKAVITGFSTQVSMKHAEFSPRTPKEVIFQVSDDGITFTDHETITMEKGTSQVKLSKAALGSSFRLLVLSTHGSGDYTQIDEMEYYGFFIDEFADNSPQAQGKTCHDIQQTNPTSQSGYYTIDPDGAGSVAPFVAYCDMETLGGGWTLFANHADGIERKLIREPVRVDQYGVLESSRWQALRAAMTEGLMFVDEHSKVSMISAFNVTNPTGVGCQGLLDDTAADLTATFDNTPHIEGLNIFRSEPTGVPCSYVDSGTFTMAALADNTGYYQWDIAGAAIFNGNPERQFTIWPYSTLYSHTEQDVLKYYIK from the coding sequence ATGAAAAAACGAGTGTTACCTGCCATGCTCGCCACATTATGCTGGCACGCATCGGGAACGGAACTGGTACAGGATGGCCAGTTCGAGCAACAAACACTGGCTGAAGCACAGTTAAGCCACACCTCTGATGTCTGGACATTTTCCGATAGTCAGGCGGGGATCATTAACCTCTCCTCAGCTCATTATGCCGATCACCAGGCCGTAAATAACGTTGCCTTCATTGGTCAGGGTGCATCCCTGAGCCAGGCCCTGCCTGTGCCATTGAGTTTAACCAACAACTACATGCTCCAGGCTAAATTGGGCGTGCGCGCCAGTGTTAACCCGGCCAACTTTAGAGTTGGCTTTCGCATTGCAGAGCACTTTGTTGATTTCACTCCTGATCTCACGTTAGTCGAAGGGGCATTTGTCCAGCTCAATGTGACCTTTGAGCCGACCGAGGCGCATCGTGCGCTTGCTGAGTTAACAGATACGATGGCACTGGAAATACACAATACCAGCATTGATGCCAATACCATTGACGTAGACGCTATCTCTGTTGTCAGCCTGACTAAACCACTCGATGATGACGGCGATGGCATGACCAATGACTGGGAAATTCGCTATGGATTCAATCCGGCAGATGCAAGTGATGCCAGTGCAGATGTAGATCAGGATAGCGCCAGTAACTTAGCTGAGTTTCTGGCCAATACTGACCCCACAGATCCCAACAGTCACCCGGCATTATTTGAGCCACTGGCGCAGGCCAACCTGGAAATACCCGGCGCCCTGAGGTTAACACCCAATGCCAGTGCACCAGTCCCTTGCAACCCAGAGCACACAGGCTCGATATACTACAGCAGTGTAGATAAGCAGATCTTTAGCTGTGATGGCGCACTCTGGCGCGAGTTACAAGGTGAACAGGGTTTACAGGGCGAGCAAGGGCTTCAGGGGCCACAAGGTGAACAAGGTTTGCAAGGACCACAAGGTGAGCGCGGACAACAAGGAGAACCAGGCATACAGGGGCCACAAGGTGAACAAGGCCTGCAAGGACCCAAAGGAGATCAGGGTCTGCCTGGCACCACACATTGGCGTGATGGTGCAACAGCCGTATCAACCACCGTTTCCGTCGGTGTGGGCACCCAGTCACCCAGTGCAGCGCTGGAAGTCATTGGGAATGCCATCGCCAACGACCCTATCGCGCCAAACCATCTGGTTACCAAACGTTATGTTGATAATGCCAGTCAGTCTCTGGAAGCAAAATATGCCCGTTTACTGGACATGGTTAACGTCCTCAATCAGGAAGTGTATCCCAGTGATGGGATCAGCTGTGAAAGCATTGCCCTCAGTGACCCAACTGCAACATCCAACTTATATCTGATTGATGCGGACGGCCCCGGTGGCGCACCTGCTATCCAGTACTTCTGTCACTTTGAAGACTTGACACTCTCCCGCCCGGTTGTCACCGATGGTGATACCACTGGCGCCAACAATAACATTGCCCTGGTCTACACGAATTCACTCTCACCGGGTAATTACACCGCCAGTGGCACCGTTAACCAGTTCAGTCCGGCTGGTGCATTTGATGGCCACCTGTATTACACTGATCCAAATCCGAAAATCAACCCTCAGGCAGGTGAACTGCTGACGCACGGGATCTGGCTTGGCCCAACCAACAGTAACGAGTGGTTGCAAGTCTCCTTTGCCAGAAAAGCCGTGATCACCGGGTTCAGCACTCAAGTGTCGATGAAGCACGCAGAGTTTTCGCCCCGGACACCCAAAGAGGTGATTTTTCAGGTGTCAGACGATGGCATCACGTTCACCGATCATGAAACCATTACGATGGAAAAAGGAACCAGTCAGGTTAAGCTCTCTAAAGCGGCGTTAGGGAGCAGCTTCCGGCTACTGGTGCTGAGCACCCATGGCTCTGGCGACTATACTCAAATCGATGAAATGGAATATTACGGCTTTTTTATCGACGAATTTGCCGATAACAGCCCGCAGGCACAGGGGAAAACCTGCCATGATATTCAACAAACCAACCCGACCAGCCAGTCAGGCTACTACACCATAGACCCAGATGGCGCCGGTAGTGTCGCCCCGTTTGTGGCGTATTGTGATATGGAAACGCTGGGCGGTGGCTGGACACTGTTTGCCAACCATGCCGATGGTATTGAGCGAAAGCTGATCCGTGAGCCTGTCAGAGTCGATCAATATGGTGTGCTTGAGTCTTCAAGGTGGCAGGCACTGCGCGCTGCGATGACGGAAGGACTGATGTTTGTTGATGAGCACAGCAAAGTATCGATGATCTCTGCCTTCAATGTCACCAACCCAACTGGTGTAGGATGTCAGGGACTACTGGACGACACCGCGGCAGACTTAACGGCCACTTTCGACAACACCCCTCATATAGAGGGTCTGAATATTTTCAGATCTGAGCCCACCGGCGTGCCCTGTAGTTATGTCGATAGCGGCACTTTCACCATGGCTGCTCTGGCTGATAATACCGGATATTATCAATGGGATATTGCCGGTGCAGCAATTTTTAATGGCAATCCGGAACGACAATTTACCATCTGGCCTTACTCAACGCTGTATTCTCACACTGAGCAGGATGTGCTGAAGTACTATATTAAATAA
- a CDS encoding phage tail protein has product MQVEAYQGDMMPFAGDYNVEGYGPCDGSFLSINQNQALFTILGTRYGGDGRTVFALPDLRGRSPIRYGAAPGLTPYSPGQRGGLEYTTLTQQNVPAHTHYGTLTIVRNYGNTIMPESGKGYIASELDMFFNPSEFESPDEAHIKGITADKSNLPEQPDSIDIRSPYLAVDWQIRLLGTYPRRA; this is encoded by the coding sequence ATGCAAGTTGAAGCATATCAAGGTGATATGATGCCGTTTGCCGGCGACTATAATGTAGAAGGTTACGGCCCATGCGACGGCAGTTTTTTATCAATCAACCAAAATCAGGCGCTATTTACTATACTCGGCACCAGATATGGCGGTGATGGACGCACCGTTTTTGCGCTCCCAGACCTGCGCGGCAGAAGCCCTATACGGTATGGGGCAGCACCGGGGTTAACTCCATATTCACCAGGGCAAAGAGGTGGTTTGGAATACACAACACTAACACAACAAAACGTGCCAGCACACACACATTACGGCACACTGACTATCGTAAGAAATTACGGCAATACAATTATGCCCGAGTCCGGTAAAGGGTATATTGCCTCCGAGTTAGATATGTTCTTCAACCCTTCTGAGTTTGAATCGCCAGACGAAGCTCACATCAAGGGGATTACTGCGGATAAAAGCAATCTGCCTGAGCAACCTGATAGCATCGATATTCGCAGCCCCTATTTAGCCGTTGACTGGCAGATCCGTCTCCTGGGTACCTACCCGAGACGTGCTTAA
- a CDS encoding phage tail protein codes for MAADAFIGEMMPFTGNFAVRQFAECGGQLISISQYSATYAILGTFYGGDGRSTFAMPDLRGRSPVSKGQAPGLSYYPIGSKGGSESVQLTTAQLPAHSHTATATVGVSSAATATLSVASNNANSPVPTAAAYLGRPQDSSFFVPSAFEAEQLVEIQGPEVQVQSVVDNATVTVNNTGLGQEVSLLSPFTTVNWQMCLNGLFPSRA; via the coding sequence ATGGCTGCCGACGCATTTATCGGTGAAATGATGCCGTTTACAGGTAACTTTGCAGTACGCCAATTCGCAGAGTGTGGTGGGCAACTCATTTCAATCTCACAATACTCGGCAACCTATGCCATACTGGGCACCTTCTATGGCGGCGATGGTAGAAGTACTTTTGCGATGCCTGACCTGCGTGGCAGAAGCCCTGTCAGCAAAGGACAAGCACCGGGCTTATCCTACTACCCGATAGGCAGCAAAGGCGGCAGCGAATCAGTCCAACTGACAACGGCGCAGCTCCCCGCACACTCTCATACAGCAACAGCCACTGTTGGCGTATCAAGTGCCGCCACGGCCACCCTATCTGTGGCCTCCAACAATGCCAATAGCCCAGTACCAACTGCCGCTGCTTACCTTGGTAGACCACAAGACTCAAGCTTCTTTGTGCCCAGTGCATTTGAAGCAGAGCAACTGGTAGAGATCCAGGGACCAGAAGTGCAGGTACAATCGGTCGTAGACAACGCAACAGTCACGGTAAACAACACGGGTTTAGGTCAGGAAGTTAGCTTACTAAGCCCGTTTACCACGGTTAACTGGCAAATGTGTTTGAATGGACTGTTTCCATCCCGCGCATAA
- a CDS encoding phage tail protein, with protein MSTEAFTGELMPFVGNFVVREYLPCDGQLVSIGQFTSLYSLMSTFYGGDGRVSFAMPDLRGRSLVGRGKAPDLMYDYQIGMIGGIEEKTLTEYHLPTHNHTASAQVPTLNSGATSSMSVANNNANTPAPNISAFLGKPQDQSFFVPSAFEAAHPVGVKGINVEVQSSAWANVELHDTGQSESVDIRNPVQAVNWLICADNIYPPRP; from the coding sequence ATGTCAACAGAAGCATTTACGGGCGAACTCATGCCCTTTGTCGGTAATTTTGTCGTAAGAGAGTATCTGCCATGTGACGGCCAGCTAGTCAGCATAGGGCAGTTTACGTCACTTTACTCATTAATGAGTACCTTTTATGGTGGTGACGGCCGGGTCTCCTTTGCCATGCCAGATCTGCGCGGCCGCAGCCTTGTTGGCCGCGGAAAGGCACCCGACTTAATGTATGACTATCAAATCGGTATGATCGGTGGCATTGAAGAAAAAACACTCACTGAATATCACTTACCGACACACAATCACACCGCATCGGCTCAGGTACCGACCCTCAATAGCGGGGCGACGTCATCCATGTCTGTTGCGAACAATAACGCAAACACACCAGCCCCCAATATCAGCGCTTTCCTCGGCAAACCACAGGATCAAAGCTTCTTTGTGCCAAGTGCATTTGAGGCTGCTCATCCAGTTGGGGTCAAAGGAATTAATGTAGAGGTTCAGTCTTCGGCCTGGGCCAACGTTGAGTTGCATGATACAGGCCAGAGCGAGTCTGTTGATATCCGCAATCCGGTTCAGGCTGTAAACTGGCTTATTTGTGCAGACAACATCTATCCGCCACGCCCCTGA
- the deoD gene encoding purine-nucleoside phosphorylase, with the protein MMHTNPHGTVHINAPDDAFADTVLLPGDPLRARFIAEHFLDDVTVVNTVRNMLGYTGFFQGRRLSVMGTGMGIPSCSIYAKELITEYKVKNLIRVGSCGAVSKHVQLRDIIVAMGACTDSKVNRIRFKDHDFAAIADFSLLNACVHSASALTLKVQVGNVFSSDLFYTPQPDMFELMDNMGILGVEMEAAGLYGVAAQYGARALTILTVADHITLDTHLSSDARQSSFEEMIQLALLTAKTM; encoded by the coding sequence ATGATGCACACTAACCCGCATGGTACGGTTCACATTAATGCGCCTGACGATGCATTTGCAGACACAGTATTGCTGCCGGGCGATCCACTGCGCGCCAGGTTCATTGCTGAGCACTTTCTGGATGATGTTACTGTCGTCAATACGGTGCGCAATATGCTGGGTTACACTGGTTTTTTTCAGGGCCGCAGACTCTCGGTGATGGGCACTGGCATGGGGATCCCCAGCTGCTCTATTTATGCCAAAGAGTTAATCACAGAATACAAGGTGAAAAACCTGATCCGTGTGGGCAGCTGCGGGGCAGTTTCCAAACACGTGCAACTGCGCGATATTATTGTTGCTATGGGTGCCTGTACCGACTCAAAGGTGAACCGGATACGCTTTAAGGATCATGACTTTGCGGCCATTGCCGACTTCAGCCTGCTCAACGCCTGTGTCCACAGCGCCTCAGCACTGACGCTAAAAGTACAGGTTGGCAATGTTTTTTCATCCGACCTGTTTTATACGCCACAGCCAGACATGTTTGAGCTGATGGATAACATGGGGATCCTGGGCGTAGAAATGGAAGCGGCCGGATTATATGGTGTCGCCGCGCAATATGGTGCCAGGGCACTGACCATTTTAACGGTGGCAGACCACATTACCCTGGACACACACCTGAGCAGTGACGCCAGGCAATCTTCCTTCGAAGAGATGATCCAACTGGCACTTCTGACAGCAAAAACAATGTAA
- the deoC gene encoding deoxyribose-phosphate aldolase, with product MSSITRKEAAQLALDCMDLTSLTGTECDQDIIQLCLQASSAVGNVAAICIYPQHIALARQHLATGIRIATVTNFPHGGDNIANAVEETRTAVALGADEVDVVFPYSALVAGNADIGHQLIEQCKQACGTHVQLKVIIESGMLPTSHLIEQASRIAINAGADFIKTSTGKVAVNATLEAAQVMLNVIKNSGKEVGFKAAGGVRTVADAQAYLILARQIMGPDWVNKQHFRFGASGLLNDVRSTLTGAPCEDKGGY from the coding sequence ATGTCTTCAATAACACGCAAAGAAGCCGCGCAACTGGCACTGGATTGTATGGATTTGACCAGCCTGACTGGCACAGAATGCGACCAAGATATCATCCAGCTTTGCCTGCAGGCCAGCTCAGCAGTGGGCAATGTGGCTGCGATTTGTATTTACCCTCAGCATATCGCGCTGGCCAGACAACATCTGGCTACCGGGATCCGTATTGCTACCGTCACGAATTTTCCGCACGGCGGCGACAACATCGCCAATGCGGTTGAAGAAACCCGCACAGCCGTTGCACTTGGCGCCGATGAAGTGGATGTCGTCTTTCCCTACTCCGCCCTGGTAGCTGGAAACGCCGACATCGGCCATCAGCTTATAGAGCAATGCAAGCAGGCTTGTGGGACACACGTGCAACTCAAAGTCATTATTGAGTCCGGTATGCTGCCAACGTCACACTTGATTGAACAGGCATCGCGCATCGCCATCAATGCCGGGGCTGACTTTATTAAAACCAGTACCGGCAAAGTTGCCGTGAATGCCACCTTAGAGGCCGCGCAGGTGATGCTCAATGTCATCAAGAATAGTGGCAAAGAAGTCGGCTTTAAAGCCGCCGGGGGCGTACGCACAGTTGCCGATGCTCAAGCTTATCTGATTCTAGCCAGGCAAATTATGGGCCCGGACTGGGTGAACAAGCAGCACTTCCGATTTGGCGCTTCTGGCTTGCTCAATGATGTACGCTCAACCCTGACAGGTGCGCCCTGCGAAGACAAGGGAGGTTACTGA